The stretch of DNA AtgcattttattattattattattattattattattattattattattattattattattattattattttctcgATTTACCATTTCCCTCACATTTTTGCTCTTATTTTTACACAGACATGCACAAATACATATCATTCGGTTATATAGGTGTACGTGTTTAATCATCCATGCATAGCTTGATGTTTCACGAAAAATGTTTAACGTATTTAAAACGGGTGATTTGATCGATCGTGTTAATTATACTCCTATTTTATCCACTTACGaaggttattattatttttctggTTAATTCCAGTATTTGGGATGGGGTGTGTATATTTTtacatataaattaaatatggattGTTCATAAATCAAAAAGTCTATGTATCAGTtcttgaaatgataaaaatgttgtttcttaatttatttttacaatatGGTTTTTATAAACTTAATTTAGTTATATTGTTGTGGACTGAccagtttaaattttattaatcaatctTTTCCTATAAAATTTGCAATGTCAAACCCTTTTATTTCTTGAGCACTGGTTATATGTGCTCCAGCATAACAGAAAATAGCAATGTAATTTTCTGTTTTTTgtgtaacatatatatatattattttactagGATATAGATTAGTGTTAGATAATATTTATTGAGATAATTTAAACTTTTATATAATTGGAGAAAAATTGGAAAAAGATAAAGACATGTACAAAAATTACTAATAACTCACACcggtaaaataaaattaaaactgTAAAGAAACTTTGGTGTCACATTGTCATACGACAATTAGttaatatgaaataattaagtttaataatatagtataaataTTGATCACGCTTCTTTTGAAATCACGATGGAATAATTAGCATTTTGGGCTACATTTTCAAGAGTTGGATTCCTTTATTCAGTTCGACTGAGAAAGGAATTTAGTTTATGGAAGCACTTCACGTGTCTGATTTAATAGGTATAAATGTCAATAAATTCCCAATGTTTGTCCATAAATAGGACATTAGTTCCACCTTAGCAAAGGTTGAAATACCGTGAATTTCCTCTTTTGAAAACCTAATTCTCACTTCCCACAAGCCACATGGACACCACAAACTCGCCCAATTTCCTATTTTCTGCAAAAAAATCTAACACCAATAAGATTACAAGATCTCCATGGAAGCCTTTTCTAGTGGTGGCTTTCATTTGATGATCAAATCATGTAGGCACATATTTTCTTGGgtgcatgaattaattaaagCAACAAATATATACAATTGATTGTCTTTGTCTTGTCTTGTATCACAATGCTCGCAACAAATTTAATTGTTCAAAACTAATTTTAACATCATATTTACACACTATAAATCAAAGTACTGGCGTATTGCTAAAGTATCAAAAGTTGTTGGAAAATTGGCCATTTGGTCGATACaaacctaattttttttttttaaatttctaaaatcTACACTGCCAAATATTGATACAAAGAAAAAAGATTAGTAAtgaatatcaatcaaattccaAATCTACAAATTTTGAAACCGTGTtaaatgacaagtagtaaatctTTTGTAAGTGAGACAGGTTGACCTGATCTATATTTGtagtgaaaaataaattttttgacaaaaaataataatattttttcatggatcgaGTCGAGTAGGAGAACCGTTTCAGAAAATGAACCGTGAGATGGTTTATATATAAACCTCAAAATCTAAAGTGGGTTTAATTAAGctttattataatttaataattaataatgtcattttgtttaataattttttggttGTCACAAATTTTCTTGACAGGATGAAATTACTAGCCCCCTTGGAGCTCAAATCTTCGAGTTTTGTGAATCTGAATTATTTCCCGAGACACTACAAAACTCTGAAGTTGCATCAAGTTCCAATTGCTGCTATGAGGAGCATTCTTCCTATCCCACAAATCTCTCTGTTCCACCAGAAATGAATAATAACTACAATACGACCTTCAAAGACACAGAAATTCAGCTGTCTGCTGCCACCGTAATGGCCCCATCCACCCCCGGAAACCAGCACCTATCCGTTATATTCGACCCAACAGACGACCAAATAGAGAACGACATTTCAGCATCAATAGATTTCAGCCTTTCTCCATCTTTTCCAATTCCAAATCATCACCAACACATGATCAACACCAATAATCAAGAACCATTTGCAAACTCTTCGATGAACAACCCGTTTTTGTTAGACGTGGCTGATGGGCAATTGCACAAGGCTCATCAGTACATGCCCGAGAGGCGGCAGACGGTGGTGGTACCACCATCAGGGATGGTTCCAATGCTGGGGCCGCCACTTCCGGCGGCAGGTTATGAAAATGAATGTGGACTGAATTCTGTTCCTCCTTACATCCGTTTGAGGCCACCTTTACCGGGTTGTGGGATTATGGATCCAGTGCTTGGACAGTATTTGAATCCAGGCAGCACGAATGCGCCCTTCTCTGCAGAAAATTCAGGAATTTTTACAGGGGGTTCTTTGTTGATGGGATCTGATTTTTCAAATCAGGAGTTGGAGTTCCAGAGTGAAAATGGTGGCCTTTTCATGCCTGATTCCATGCCAAGAGGCTTTAACTGCGGCAATCAGCTTCATGTACAAATTTCCAGCTCTGGGGTTCAAGATtgtgttattttaatttgaattaaaaCTTGGTTTGATATGTATTCTGGGTTATTGGTATCAATTGCAGGTGCTTAGCAGTGAGAGCCAACATCTAGTCCATGGAGGGGCAAGCACAACAAATCCATTGGCATCAGAGTTGGATGATCCCACGTTTAAGGTCGGAAAGCTCTCCGTCGaagaaaggaaaaggaaaattcATCGATACATGAAGAAAAGGAACGAGAGGAACTTTAGCAAGAAAATCAAGGTTATCCCCTGGCCTCCCTCAATCATCTATTAAGTTATTACAACTTAGATGGATATGTATGCATATAAAAGTATTTAGGGacagaaaattttcttttcataaaaatcatctaATACAGACAGTATAGTATCAAGTAATTCACTAATACTCAAAGCTCCAACCCTGTACGTAAATGCAGTATGCTTGCCGCAAAACACTTGCAGACAGCAGGCCTCGGGTTAGGGGACGATTTGCTAAGAACGATGAATTAGGAGAAATGAACGGGAGAAGTGGGTGCAGCAACCACGAAGATGACACAGATGAAGATGTTAGCCTCTTTTCAAACCAAATCCCACACCATCACCAACGTAAGGTATGTATAcctcaaattttattttccttaaTTTGAGCATTTGTCTTACACCGGTTTTAGCTTTTGAAACACGAGTAGATTAACTTCAGGCGTGCACATGTAGGTTGTGGTGAAGGAAGAAGATGATATAGACGACTCAGATATATTTGCACACATCAGTGGAGTGAATTCCTTCAAATGCAATTACCCAATCCAATCTTGGATCTGAGAAAGAGTTTCACAATACCGACGACGCCTTTTTCTAAGTGATTTTTTTTCCTCGATATGGTAGagaacatatatataaatatatagttacTTATGTTTAAGCTCTTATACTAGTCACAATAATTAATCATGTTTTATTGCATAACTCATGTGTATTTTTTGTTTACATATACCCCATACAAGTGAGTGAAGACGACAAATCTTGTAAAATCTTTAACAATTTAATCTTGTGAGCGTTCCTAATTCGAGAAcggttaagattggaacttggacctaactcagcCCTAAAATACCACTGATGTGGGACAACTAACACACCCCCTCACGCCCAAGAATAAATATCTGGAGCGTGAAATTTACAAATGACTCAATTATGGACAGAACGAGTGTCCCAACTATGAGcaaacacacccctctcacatccatgaatgaacatctggagcgtggaggtatacaaatgacccaattatagATAGAACGAGTGGCTTAATTACagacagtccaacacataacggtggaacccgggctctgataccatgttaaaattggaacttggacctaactcaatctcaaaaaCTAGCTCAAAGGGGGAGGATTGCCCAaaaaccatatatacaactcccagaCATTAAATACCACAGATGTAGGACAACTAACAAGAACACTACTGGAGCAGCTTTTTTGTTGGAGAATTTGTAAATAATTATCAAAATGTTAGTAATTAACAATACGATAAAAGCATACATCCTAGTTCCACATTAAATCCATAaccattatttttaaaattattccaCCAATGACTTTCCACATTCTGCCACTAATATATACgtttcaaataaattaattttaaatttattcacATATACAAAATTGAACTGAATTTCACATCCTATCCATATCAAGTTATACACGAGTGAATTGTAATCATGCAAGAAATCCAAGGCGTTCTCCATTTTTCTTAGCAATTCGAATCAATCCTTGCCGTTGCTTTGAGTCTGCCCCTATGGATTTGCAAAACTCGGTTATTACctgaaatttttttatgcaGCATCATCAAATGATTAGAAAGGACATATATAGTTTAATaggaaaaaaaatgaataataagaagaagaaaaaagaaagtaaattgCAGTTTGTATGAAACAAAAACTAGCTAGCTATATGCCGTGTTTTGTGTTGGGATGCAACCAAAGTCCTACTATTGGAAGATCTAAAGAAAGATCATTGGTTTATAAAGATGAaatgatatctccattggtaCGAGTCCTTTTGGGTGGTTCAAAAACAAGACCATGAAGATTAAAATtcaaagtggacaatatcatatcaatgtggaGATATCCGGATTCCGTTGCTCCTAACAGTAATATCAGAGCCATGGTCTAGATCGAGCCGTGTGAGTGGACGATACCTAAACGAAGGAGGCGAGTGTTCTCAGtaaaaatccttgattaaaCTCTCGAGGTGGTTGATGTTCCCGGTATTCATGTAAAACGTGCACTCCAATACAGTGAAGTGGAGTAACCTCGATTGGAGGACGAATAAGACTTGAGAGGAAGCTTAGACTATGAGAATAATAGTAGGAACTTCGTTTGAGAGGAAGATTGTTGGGATGCAACCAAAATCTCACGTGAAAGATCTAGAGAAAGATCACGGATTTATAAAGATGAaatgatatctccattggtTGCATCCCGACACTTTGGATTCTTGATCGATCACCATTTTCAATTTCAGAAGACCGCGCTAATGGATGATTAACAGCGAGTTTTATACCTGGGAGTGCAGAGCAATGGCTTTGCCCCTCAGCTGGTTGAACTTCTTCTTCCCAATAATGTTACGCGCCACCACAACAATTGGAGCGAAGATGCCTTTCCCTTCATTCACGTTCCTCATCACCGGACGCAACCGAACCGGCCGCGCCACCCTGAAATGTGGCGGCGCCGCCTTAGACTGCAGCTTGGTGTGGTCTTCGCCTCCGGCGATGGACGTTCCCCAGCTTCCCAGAGAAGCAGCTGCAGAAAGCGAAGTAGCCATTTATTTTCTACTGGAGATGAAATCTCGGGTCGAGTGATAGAGTAGAAGATTTCGTTGGCCATTTGTTTAGAGCCACAAGAAAGTGGTTGGCCtagatttttcttttcttttatttattattcTTCATTAATTTTAGGTATctcaaaataattataaaaattactTATTACAAGATTTTATTCTAAATATCTAATTTGCCGACTCATATGTCGAATTGAATGTTTAATGAATAATAACGTGGTAGTTGGGAGAAGTGCTAAGTAAGTTATGGATTTAAATTtatttgagtgggtctcatgtgacaTCGTTTTAgtgtctcacggatcctaatcatgagacgagtcaacccaactgatattcacaataaaaagtaatactcttagcataattagtaatactttttcatggatgactcaaataaaagatccgtctcacaaatataacccgtgagaccgtctcatacaaatttttgtcaatttATTTTAACTTTAGgacaattaattaatttacaATATTTATTGTAATATAGTGTCAGCGTATATGGTTGATATacgtattatattttaaaaatataagaaaTTACATTTTCCTTCTTATAATCtgcatttttttaattttgatccgatgtatttgtatttttatttctataatttacatatattttttcatttagggtatattattttcatttttggtTTATTAacttgtttttgttttattttcgattttttttgaCTCAGGAGACGTTTATGAACTCCAATCAAAAAgaacaaaaatgaaaaaaaaaacatacaaattaaatgataaaaatcaaaattcaaTGCAACAGGACTAAAGACGAAAAAAATACAAGTTAcaaaattaaaaatacaaattaatcGTTAACAAagactaaaaaataaaaaaattctcgTGTTGGCAGCGGGCGGATGATGGTTtcataatcataaaaaaaattaaaataaaaaaatcctcAAGTGTGTATAAGAAAAACAAAAACGATACACACAACACACGATCAAACCGAACACTGATGAAGTTCCAGATTCAAGCACGACTGTCTTTTTATGTCAAACTTAACCAGTTTGAGAGACTGGCATGAACTGCAACAGTACTAATGCACCCTCCATCCCGTAAAACTTTCCAATTTTTCATGTTCCTGAAATCACAAGAATCGAAACTTTGCTCTTCCTTGGTGTGACATTTCGTTGTATTTTGCTCGTACTCCTCTAACTCAACATTCTCCTTTTCGCGCCTCACCGATGCTACCTTAGCTTTCACTGCTTTCCACTGACTCAAATTTTCAACTGGACTTAGCACAGAAAGCAAGTGTTTTTTACTATATTTAGCACACAAATCTGATCCAATCCTCTCAATTCCTTCATTCTTCAATCCGAGATTTTCCTTCAAAACACTGTTTTTCTCATCATTTTTATGACTGCCCCAATCGTCCCCCTTATCTTCGTCGCTACTCAAGTCATCTTCCAGATCATAGTCGTCGTCTCCATCTTCATAGATCTCGTCTGTGCAGCAGTTGTGATATCTGTGATTTTGAGGGTAGGATTTGATTCTTGAAGATATTGAATCTTGTGCATAATGTAAAGTGGCCATGAGGCTTGTGGTGTCTGTGTTGAATTCCCATTTGGTTTCTTCTTCACTATCTGAGAGGTATAATGTGTTGATATCTTCCTCGTGATTGTGTATTGGTTCATATGCCTCCACGTTTAAGTTGAAGCTaacctttttcttgatttttgatCTTGATGCTTCTTTTGCCTTCTCTCTACGAAATCAACAGGCACACAACGATCAGCCATACAAAGCAGCCTTGTGTTTAGTTAGTTTGAGAAAATCGAGCTTCAAGATTAAGGCATAattaatctataaacaattGGCTTACATGATCCCAGAATCTAATGCACTGTGCTTCTCGGTGGTGTCAAGTTTGATGAAAACATCAGAATCAAGAGGTAAGTAACTTCCATGGTTCTGTAAATTCAAGCAAAAGATTAATAAGATATgtataaactaattaaatagatttttttatatataaattttttttattcataatCAGCTCTGTGATAATTAAGGGGTGTTTGAAGGGATCTTACTTGTTCCACAGACGAACTTATATTCCTCGATTTTCTTCGTTTTTTGTTGGTAGTGAATCCAAAACAGGCAAGAAAACACCCCATTTCAGAAGCCCGAAAGACAAGAATTGGTGCAACttaaggctttagctttgtggCCTGATCAGTCTATACGTACATGTATATGGCCTGATCAATTTGAGTTAAAAGAGATTGAGTGAGATTTGGCATATTATTCGCATGTACTGATTGACATTTTGGGGTACTACGTTTGCCTCCACtggattttgaaaataataacgTTGTGGGAATAATTTATGAGATGGTCATGGAAATGGTGGGCTCACACATGCCCtacatttctttctttcttcaaACTTTTTTCTTTATTTCCCTATACTTAGTTTGGATTATGCTATATTTTCCTTAATTGATAATATTTAACGATGTTTTCCGCAATTTTAGCGTGGATTTGGGATAAAACTACCATATAAAATACTCTATATTAGGAATGGTCCACCACATCAATAATAAAATGGGATCACCCTTGAACCTTGATACTAATTCTAGAAACTCAATTTTTTTgagttttttaatttttgtgcAAAAGATTCCTATTTCGTGGATAATCCGAatattgtcaaatttttttgagtttcttttttttttttgtataaagATTCATATTTTGTGGCTGTGCAAAATTTTCACAGTTTATTACGTCAGCTTTTTTTCCTTTTCGCATGACCTATTCGAATAGTATTCATATTTTAGCACAACATCAATTCACAACCTATAGGCGCACTGGCCGGGACTAAACACGTGCAGAGCCGGCAAGGCTCGATCACACAACTATCCATTCAAAACATCGTAAAACAACAGTACAGCtacacggggcatctccccggTAAATGTATGACTCCATAATATAGTGTATATATATCTGGGAAACTCTCAACCACGACTCGACGACTGGGCACCACTacctgacgctccaccagacgcgtcaaatcctcctggataacctgctatggcatcaaaaacaaccacagcataaaagaaacgaggggtcgggccccagtacgacgaaccagtaatattacgacaaatataactgacatgaaataaaatcaagtacaATGCGATGCGATGCAATGTAATGCAATGCGTGAAAGgtaacaacaaaataatggataccaaagcggagtccaaatgaaacgcatcagcaacaagaacagtggccacccgtgccaggaatgCAGCAACGTAATAGCATGCCGCCGctatccatgcacgtagcatcgagggTACGGGTGCGACCCGCTCAGCCCTCATGCAAGTCATCAGGAGTGCTAGTCCTATCACCCATTCCATCGATGAGATGTCAGGAGTGATCTAATCCTATCACTCACTCCATAGATGACGCAACATCGCAACAGATCAGTAATGCTAGCAATCAACGGAGTCAAGGCTCGAAATGCTATGCATCAACTCAAATAAATCCATGAATGCAATCAAGTATTCACAGAAGCACATAAAGCACGTCACAACTTATTACAAAGTACTTAACGTCATTTCACATCACTATAGACGTCATAATAAAACGGTTCATACGTACCTCAACGGACTTTAATTTACCACAAAATATCTTAAGGATTTCTCGCAGAATCCAATCCTGTGGCaaataatacatttcatatcaagtcccatttatttttccaatattcactaatttagcctaaaattccaaaaatccATAATTTAGTCTTTACAATTTCTAAAACTCATCGCAAAgtcaaatataattatttatttaacttaaatctCTCAATACCGGACAACTAGAACTTCCGAAAATTCGATCATATCGAATCTGAAATTTTTTGATATTTACTAGGAATTtccaaaatgttcattttttttttctaatgctGTAAACACATCCCAAtaacaatttaacatttcacaaTTCATAAATCCCAAATTAATAggctaaattcgaaatattatcTAAATAAATTCCGAAAATTAGCTTAATACCTCCAATCGACTCCGATATAGCACCTACAATCAATAATCCAATATATATTAGTTATTGGAACTCAATTGAATTAAAATGCCCAAAATTCGAAACCCTAAAATCGTAATTCTAcctctgaaatttcgaaaattgcttAAAGCTTCGAATTTAAGCTTCAAACAACATAACCCAAGCTTTCTTCCAACTTTTCCGGCGAAAACAGGCGGCGGTCTCCGACGGGTTTCCGAGAACCGTGAGTTTTCTACGAAATTTAGGTATCAATGGATAGCTCTCGTCGAGAGGATTCCGAATATGTATTTACTTTATTTTTTGGACAAACAACGCGGCCACAATCGATGATCAAAGATTCGAAATTGAAAAATGAGAAAGGAGCTCGGCGGATGCAGATACGGGGAGAGAGAAGGAAACTTTGATAATTatcaattctttttttttttaatttatttatttaatcaaaatGGGCCGGGCTTGGGGAAAGTGTTTGGGCTTTGGGAAATAAACGGACTGGGCTCTCACAGTGGATAATCCGAAAATTGTCACAGTATGTACATATTCAGTCTTCCAAAATAAGTTCTTCATaatctcaaaaaaaaaagttcttCATCGTAGACTTTGAGTGAGTTCAAACACATGATGTTCTTGTTATTCAACCAAGCACGGTACTTGTGATGACTTGTgattgttatttatatttttattgttaatattgcTACTATCGTTACTGTTGTTGTCTTTATtagttatcattatttttaataaacaaGAGAAATATAGAATGAGTAGGTCTCAAATGACACGGGCTCGAGAATTTATATTCATGAGACGAGTCTACTCGGTCTAtatctgaaataaaatatttttttaatattaaaagtattatttttttattaattgggTCAAGCAAGaaatatgtctcataaaattaattaataagaccgtctcatattaatttttaatgatATAAGAATACCCAACTAGGTATTTACATTGGCGAATGGTTATACAATCTCTCTCTAGTAAATAGTAATGGTAAAAGGCAATAAACCTAAACCGTATTTATATCTTAATCTTTTGGTTTCCTTTTTATTTCATCAAGAATAACATTTTTCTAGAATTCTTATAACGTCCTTAAACATTAAATGTTTATTAGAttaaactaaatattttaatgcatttgaGTATATAACCATATGTTGTTaaaatttaatacaaaataaatataaatttaatgtaGTCTATATAAAGAAAATAAAGCATAATTCAATTAGCTtatatgaataaaaaaattggaATAGATTTagctataaaaaaaatttaagatcgCTGATAAGAGAAGTTTGGAAAATAAATTACTAAATTTTACCTGCATATTGATTACTCTTGTATGAATATatagttgtttttttttttttgtgcaagaaaatgcttaaagaaataaggAGTATTAAGGTTTGTGAGATGTCTCATTAATCTATATTGGTGAAACAGGTCCACTCGATCGATATTTACAATGAAAGTaacatttttaacataaaaacaaatattttttttattagttaGGTTGAGTCGAAAATTAATCTTATAAAATTAACCAAAGAAATTATCTCAtaaaactttttaaaatataaaataggaAATATTTAATTCCCattacattttaaataatttttccttgtaaataataattttaaatcttctccaaaaataaaattatctcCCCTCCCCTTTTTAACCTCTTCTaccaataataatattaataattataacgaaaaataaaaagaatgtTGGCTAAAAAAGAATATCTAACTTCGAATCTCAGCCCTTAACCTGGAACCCTCATCTGATCCGAGCCCTTGTTATAAATTCACCTCTCTTTTCCTCGCTTCTTCCTTCAGCAGGCGGCTGAGTTCAAGCAGCTGACCCCAAACCCTTGTTCCCTCGAACTCAGCACTCACCTCTGCAATTTTTTGTCGGAAACAGTTATGGATTCAGATCAGGGGAAACTATTTATAGGAGGGATTTCATGGGAAACAGACGAGGAGAAGCTGAAAGAGTACTTTCAAGGATATGGAGAAGTATTGCAGACTGCGGTGATGAGAGACAAGATTTCTGGAAAGCCTAGAGGCTTTGGTTTTGTCGTATTTTCAGATCCAAACATTCTCGACAGAGTTCTTCAGGATAGACATGATTATAGATGGCCGCACGGTAAGTGTGTGACTGATGGATATTAAGTTCTTTTTTTGTTCATTTTCATTTGGTTCTCGAAATATCTGTGTTTGACATTCGAGTTGTTCTTGGTTTATTGTAGTATCTGGGTTTGTGACAATTTACCTTTTTTCAAACATCCGTGTTATCTAGTAAGTTCCAATTAGATGCTTAATGTTCAGTGTACAAGTCTatgagataaaaaaaatatcttcATGGTATCTGtctgtgtgtttgtgtgtgtatatatattttatgttttccGCATCTCCTTGACTTCATATTAAATTGTATTGTTAAGGTTGTAACTCTGTAATgatttctctattttgtgaATTGTTTCCTTTTCCTTTGGGTGCTGTATTTTTGGGCCATGGAGTTTTAAATGAGTGAAAAGGAAAGGAGAAAGAGAGAGATGATTGCTAGATAGAGGGATTATCTTCTGAAATGTATTCTACTCAGTACAAATTATAATTGATCAGCTATGATGCTTTGAGCTTTCAAATTTCTTGTTCATTGAAAATCTATATGCAAAATAGCCTGTATTGTGGATTACCACGTGGTGCTGTGACTGTATACTTAGTTCCTTCGACCAACTACAGACAGCAGATGTGGTTGAATCATACCGCCTTTTTTATGTGATGGTTTTTTGTTCTGTATAATGATGGGATTTTATCGTTATACCTGATAGGTCGAGGCTAAAAGAGCGTTATCACGAGAGGAACAGCAAGTTTCTAAAGTTGGAAACCCTGGTGGCGCAAGAAATTTTGGAGGTGGTGGAAGTACCAGAACAAAAAAGATATTCGTCGGGGGTTTGCCAGCAACTTTGAGTGAGGATGGATTTAGGCAATATTTTGAAACTTATGGTATGATAACTGATGTAGTAATAATGTATGACCAGCAAACAAATCGTCCTCGCGGATTTGGCTTCATTTCATTCGATTCTGAGGAAGCAGTAGATAGGGTTTTACACAAGACATTCCATGAATTAAATGGTAAGCAAGTGGAAGTGAAGCGTGCTCTTCCTAAAGACACTAATGTTGGTGGCGGCGGCCGTTCTATGGGTGGTGGAGCTGGTGGTAACAGTGGTGGATATCAGGGTTATGGATCTTCTGGTGGtaattcaagctcttatgatggGCGAATGGAATCTAAGTACACGCATTCACAAAATTCTGGTGGTGGTTACCCTTCTTATGGTTCGTCTGGGTATAATGCTCCTGGTTATGGGTATGGTAATGGTATGGGCTATGGCTATGGGAATTATGGTGGTGCCAATACAGGAAGCTATGCAAATCCTAATGCTGGATATGGTGGTGGCCCTCCAAATGCTCCTAGAAGTTCATGGGGTTCACAAGCTCCAGCTGCATATGGCTATGGAAGCTCTCAGTGGGGTACTCCTGGTGGCGGTGGCGGTGCCACCGTACTCCCTACTGGTCAATCTCCAGGTGGCTCTTCTGGATTTGGGAGTCAAGGTTATGGTTACGGTGGGTATGGTGGAAATGATGGAGGTTATGGAAATCAAGCAGCTTATGGAGCTGTTGGTGGGCGTTCGGCAACTGGACAGAATGGTAGTGCTCTTGGAGATCTTCAACCTGGTTCTGGCAATTACATGGGTGGTGGTTATGGTGATGGAAGTGGTAATTTAGGCTATACAAATACTGGATGGCGATCTGATCCATCAGCAATGGGGTCACA from Primulina eburnea isolate SZY01 chromosome 6, ASM2296580v1, whole genome shotgun sequence encodes:
- the LOC140833629 gene encoding uncharacterized protein — protein: MMLDDMVHPQDQQIPIDEITSPLGAQIFEFCESELFPETLQNSEVASSSNCCYEEHSSYPTNLSVPPEMNNNYNTTFKDTEIQLSAATVMAPSTPGNQHLSVIFDPTDDQIENDISASIDFSLSPSFPIPNHHQHMINTNNQEPFANSSMNNPFLLDVADGQLHKAHQYMPERRQTVVVPPSGMVPMLGPPLPAAGYENECGLNSVPPYIRLRPPLPGCGIMDPVLGQYLNPGSTNAPFSAENSGIFTGGSLLMGSDFSNQELEFQSENGGLFMPDSMPRGFNCGNQLHVLSSESQHLVHGGASTTNPLASELDDPTFKVGKLSVEERKRKIHRYMKKRNERNFSKKIKYACRKTLADSRPRVRGRFAKNDELGEMNGRSGCSNHEDDTDEDVSLFSNQIPHHHQRKVVVKEEDDIDDSDIFAHISGVNSFKCNYPIQSWI
- the LOC140833630 gene encoding protein PROTON GRADIENT REGULATION 5, chloroplastic-like, with protein sequence MATSLSAAASLGSWGTSIAGGEDHTKLQSKAAPPHFRVARPVRLRPVMRNVNEGKGIFAPIVVVARNIIGKKKFNQLRGKAIALHSQVITEFCKSIGADSKQRQGLIRIAKKNGERLGFLA
- the LOC140833631 gene encoding uncharacterized protein, translating into MGCFLACFGFTTNKKRRKSRNISSSVEQNHGSYLPLDSDVFIKLDTTEKHSALDSGIIEKAKEASRSKIKKKVSFNLNVEAYEPIHNHEEDINTLYLSDSEEETKWEFNTDTTSLMATLHYAQDSISSRIKSYPQNHRYHNCCTDEIYEDGDDDYDLEDDLSSDEDKGDDWGSHKNDEKNSVLKENLGLKNEGIERIGSDLCAKYSKKHLLSVLSPVENLSQWKAVKAKVASVRREKENVELEEYEQNTTKCHTKEEQSFDSCDFRNMKNWKVLRDGGCISTVAVHASLSNWLSLT
- the LOC140835181 gene encoding LOW QUALITY PROTEIN: heterogeneous nuclear ribonucleoprotein 1-like (The sequence of the model RefSeq protein was modified relative to this genomic sequence to represent the inferred CDS: deleted 1 base in 1 codon), which encodes MDSDQGKLFIGGISWETDEEKLKEYFQGYGEVLQTAVMRDKISGKPRGFGFVVFSDPNILDRVLQDRHDIDGRTVEAKRALSREEQQVSKVGNPGGARNFGGGGSTRTKKIFVGGLPATLSEDGFRQYFETYGMITDVVIMYDQQTNRPRGFGFISFDSEEAVDRVLHKTFHELNGKQVEVKRALPKDTNVGGGGRSMGGGAGGNSGGYQGYGSSGGNSSSYDGRMESKYTHSQNSGGGYPSYGSSGYNAPGYGYGNGMGYGYGNYGGANTGSYANPNAGYGGGPPNAPRSSWGSQAPAAYGYGSSQWGTPGGGGGATVLPTGQSPGGSSGFGSQGYGYGGYGGNDGGYGNQAAYGAVGGRSATGQNGSALGDLQPGSGNYMGGGYGDGSGNLGYTNTGWRSDPSAMGSHGGQVGYGSGYGSGSSRPGQQQ